From Saimiri boliviensis isolate mSaiBol1 chromosome 9, mSaiBol1.pri, whole genome shotgun sequence, a single genomic window includes:
- the PCED1A gene encoding PC-esterase domain-containing protein 1A isoform X5, with amino-acid sequence MVFCLSSEESRRPLRSNMVHFQASEVQQLLHNKFVVILGDSIQRAVYKDLVLLLQRDSLLTAAQLKAKGELSFEQDQLVAGGQLGELHNGTQYREVRQFCSGSGHHLVRFYFLTRVYSEYLEDVLEELTYGPAPDLVIINSCLWDLSRYGRYSMASYRENLQRVFVRMDQVLPDSCLLVWNMAMPLGERITGGFLLPELQPLAGSLRRDVVEGNFYSATLAGDHCFDVLDLHFHFRHAVQHRHRDGVHWDQHAHRHLSHLLLTHVADAWGVEVPKRDYAPDPWIEDWAEMNHPFQGSHRQTPDFGKHRALFPPPPSPLPPPMSFPYPLPQPSPPPLFPPLPQDTPFFPGQPFPPHEFFNHNPMEDFSMPPHLGCGPGVKFVPGPMPPSIPGPNPHGQHWGPVVHRGMPRCVPNRPYHVPRMGGPCRQRLKHSERLIHTYKLDRWPTAHSGTWPG; translated from the exons ATGGTCTTCTGTCTGTCGAGCGAAGAGTCGCGCCGCCCGCTGCGAAGCAACATGGTCCACTTCCAGGCCTCAGAAGTCCAGCAGCTGCTACACAACAAATTCGTGGTCATCTTGGGGGACTCCA TTCAGCGGGCTGTGTACAAGGACCTGGTGCTCTTGCTCCAGAGAGACTCACTGCTCACAGCCGCCCAGCTGAAAGCCAAG GGGGAGCTGAGCTTTGAACAGGACCAGCTGGTGGCTGGGGGCCAGCTGGGCGAGCTACACAATGGGACGCAGTACCGTGAGGTCCGCCAGTTCTGCTCGGGCTCTGGCCACCACCTTGTGCGCTTCTACTTCCTCACTCGTGTTTACTCTGAGTACCTTGAGGATGTTCTGGAAGAGCTGACGTATGGACCTGCCCCGGACCTGGTGATCATCAACTCCTGCCTCTGGGATCTCTCCAG ATATGGTCGCTATTCAATGGCAAGCTACCGGGAGAACCTGCAGCGGGTGTTTGTGCGCATGGACCAAGTGTTGCCAGACTCCTGCCTGCTGGTGTGGAACATGGCGATGCCCCTGGGGGAGCGTATCACTGGAGGTTTTCTCCTGCCAGAG CTCCAGCCCCTGGCAGGCTCCCTGCGGCGGGATGTGGTTGAAGGGAACTTCTACAGTGCTACGCTGGCTGGGGACCACTGCTTCGATGTCCTAGACCTCCACTTTCATTTCCGGCACGCAGTACAACACCGTCATCGGGATGGTGTCCACTGGGACCAGCATGCGCACCGCCACCTCTCACACCTGCTTCTGACCCACGTGGCTGATGCCTGGGGCGTGGAGGTGCCCAAGCGTGACTACGCCCCTG ACCCGTGGATTGAGGACTGGGCAGAGATGAATCATCCATTCCAGGGAAGCCATAGACAGACCCCAGACTTCGGGAAGCATCGGGCCTTGTtcccacccccaccttctccTTTACCCCCTCCCATGTCTTTTCCCTACCCACTTCCTCAGCCCTCGCCACCTcccctcttcccacctctgccccagGATACCCCTTTTTTCCCAGGCCAGCCCTTCCCACCCCATGAATTCTTCAACCATAATCCAATGGAAGACTTCTCGATGCCACCCCATTTAG GATGTGGCCCTGGAGTGAAGTTTGTACCTGGCCCCATGCCACCTTCAATCCCTGGCCCTAATCCCCATGGTCAGCACTGGGGCCCAGTGGTCCACCGGGGGATGCCACGCTGTGTTCCTAACCGCCCCTACCATGTGCCAAGAATGGGGGGGCCCTGCAGGCAGCGGCTCAAACACTCAGAGAGACTGATCCACACATACAAACTGGACAGATGGCCTACTGCCCATTCGGGGACATGGCCTGGGTAG
- the TMEM239 gene encoding transmembrane protein 239 isoform X2 has product MQQLRVETDTFGAGEGPQQAAPWSAWFTRQGWVRWLASHVPRSWIQWWNTSSWRQPLQRLLWGLEGILYLLLALMLCHALFITGSYLLSSLWPVVAAVWRHLLPALLLLVLSALPALLFTASFLLLFSTLLSLVGLLTSMTHPAYAQDLDQ; this is encoded by the coding sequence ATGCAGCAGCTGCGAGTGGAGACAGATACCTTCGGGGCCGGCGAGGGGCCACAGCAGGCAGCGCCCTGGTCGGCCTGGTTCACACGGCAAGGCTGGGTGCGCTGGTTGGCGTCCCATGTGCCCCGGAGCTGGATCCAGTGGTGGAACACCTCGAGCTGGCGGCAACCGCTGCAGCGCCTGCTGTGGGGTCTGGAGGGGATACTCTACCTGCTGCTGGCACTGATGCTGTGCCATGCACTCTTCATCACTGGCTCCTACCTGCTGAGCTCCTTGTGGCCCGTCGTGGCCGCGGTGTGGCGCCACCTGCTGCCGgctctgctgctgctggtgctCAGTGCCCTGCCCGCCCTCCTCTTCACCGCCTCCTTCCTGCTGCTCTTCTCCACACTGCTGAGCCTTGTGGGCCTCCTCACCTCCATGACTCACCCAGCCTACGCTCAGGACTTAGATCAATAG
- the PCED1A gene encoding PC-esterase domain-containing protein 1A isoform X1, translated as MVFCLSSEESRRPLRSNMVHFQASEVQQLLHNKFVVILGDSIQRAVYKDLVLLLQRDSLLTAAQLKAKGELSFEQDQLVAGGQLGELHNGTQYREVRQFCSGSGHHLVRFYFLTRVYSEYLEDVLEELTYGPAPDLVIINSCLWDLSRYGRYSMASYRENLQRVFVRMDQVLPDSCLLVWNMAMPLGERITGGFLLPERLHFLTQLQPLAGSLRRDVVEGNFYSATLAGDHCFDVLDLHFHFRHAVQHRHRDGVHWDQHAHRHLSHLLLTHVADAWGVEVPKRDYAPGEPYHPWIEDWAEMNHPFQGSHRQTPDFGKHRALFPPPPSPLPPPMSFPYPLPQPSPPPLFPPLPQDTPFFPGQPFPPHEFFNHNPMEDFSMPPHLGCGPGVKFVPGPMPPSIPGPNPHGQHWGPVVHRGMPRCVPNRPYHVPRMGGPCRQRLKHSERLIHTYKLDRWPTAHSGTWPG; from the exons ATGGTCTTCTGTCTGTCGAGCGAAGAGTCGCGCCGCCCGCTGCGAAGCAACATGGTCCACTTCCAGGCCTCAGAAGTCCAGCAGCTGCTACACAACAAATTCGTGGTCATCTTGGGGGACTCCA TTCAGCGGGCTGTGTACAAGGACCTGGTGCTCTTGCTCCAGAGAGACTCACTGCTCACAGCCGCCCAGCTGAAAGCCAAG GGGGAGCTGAGCTTTGAACAGGACCAGCTGGTGGCTGGGGGCCAGCTGGGCGAGCTACACAATGGGACGCAGTACCGTGAGGTCCGCCAGTTCTGCTCGGGCTCTGGCCACCACCTTGTGCGCTTCTACTTCCTCACTCGTGTTTACTCTGAGTACCTTGAGGATGTTCTGGAAGAGCTGACGTATGGACCTGCCCCGGACCTGGTGATCATCAACTCCTGCCTCTGGGATCTCTCCAG ATATGGTCGCTATTCAATGGCAAGCTACCGGGAGAACCTGCAGCGGGTGTTTGTGCGCATGGACCAAGTGTTGCCAGACTCCTGCCTGCTGGTGTGGAACATGGCGATGCCCCTGGGGGAGCGTATCACTGGAGGTTTTCTCCTGCCAGAG AGGCTGCACTTTCTCACTCAGCTCCAGCCCCTGGCAGGCTCCCTGCGGCGGGATGTGGTTGAAGGGAACTTCTACAGTGCTACGCTGGCTGGGGACCACTGCTTCGATGTCCTAGACCTCCACTTTCATTTCCGGCACGCAGTACAACACCGTCATCGGGATGGTGTCCACTGGGACCAGCATGCGCACCGCCACCTCTCACACCTGCTTCTGACCCACGTGGCTGATGCCTGGGGCGTGGAGGTGCCCAAGCGTGACTACGCCCCTGGTGAGCCCTACC ACCCGTGGATTGAGGACTGGGCAGAGATGAATCATCCATTCCAGGGAAGCCATAGACAGACCCCAGACTTCGGGAAGCATCGGGCCTTGTtcccacccccaccttctccTTTACCCCCTCCCATGTCTTTTCCCTACCCACTTCCTCAGCCCTCGCCACCTcccctcttcccacctctgccccagGATACCCCTTTTTTCCCAGGCCAGCCCTTCCCACCCCATGAATTCTTCAACCATAATCCAATGGAAGACTTCTCGATGCCACCCCATTTAG GATGTGGCCCTGGAGTGAAGTTTGTACCTGGCCCCATGCCACCTTCAATCCCTGGCCCTAATCCCCATGGTCAGCACTGGGGCCCAGTGGTCCACCGGGGGATGCCACGCTGTGTTCCTAACCGCCCCTACCATGTGCCAAGAATGGGGGGGCCCTGCAGGCAGCGGCTCAAACACTCAGAGAGACTGATCCACACATACAAACTGGACAGATGGCCTACTGCCCATTCGGGGACATGGCCTGGGTAG
- the PCED1A gene encoding PC-esterase domain-containing protein 1A isoform X3, whose product MVFCLSSEESRRPLRSNMVHFQASEVQQLLHNKFVVILGDSIQRAVYKDLVLLLQRDSLLTAAQLKAKGELSFEQDQLVAGGQLGELHNGTQYREVRQFCSGSGHHLVRFYFLTRVYSEYLEDVLEELTYGPAPDLVIINSCLWDLSRYGRYSMASYRENLQRVFVRMDQVLPDSCLLVWNMAMPLGERITGGFLLPELQPLAGSLRRDVVEGNFYSATLAGDHCFDVLDLHFHFRHAVQHRHRDGVHWDQHAHRHLSHLLLTHVADAWGVEVPKRDYAPGEPYHPWIEDWAEMNHPFQGSHRQTPDFGKHRALFPPPPSPLPPPMSFPYPLPQPSPPPLFPPLPQDTPFFPGQPFPPHEFFNHNPMEDFSMPPHLGCGPGVKFVPGPMPPSIPGPNPHGQHWGPVVHRGMPRCVPNRPYHVPRMGGPCRQRLKHSERLIHTYKLDRWPTAHSGTWPG is encoded by the exons ATGGTCTTCTGTCTGTCGAGCGAAGAGTCGCGCCGCCCGCTGCGAAGCAACATGGTCCACTTCCAGGCCTCAGAAGTCCAGCAGCTGCTACACAACAAATTCGTGGTCATCTTGGGGGACTCCA TTCAGCGGGCTGTGTACAAGGACCTGGTGCTCTTGCTCCAGAGAGACTCACTGCTCACAGCCGCCCAGCTGAAAGCCAAG GGGGAGCTGAGCTTTGAACAGGACCAGCTGGTGGCTGGGGGCCAGCTGGGCGAGCTACACAATGGGACGCAGTACCGTGAGGTCCGCCAGTTCTGCTCGGGCTCTGGCCACCACCTTGTGCGCTTCTACTTCCTCACTCGTGTTTACTCTGAGTACCTTGAGGATGTTCTGGAAGAGCTGACGTATGGACCTGCCCCGGACCTGGTGATCATCAACTCCTGCCTCTGGGATCTCTCCAG ATATGGTCGCTATTCAATGGCAAGCTACCGGGAGAACCTGCAGCGGGTGTTTGTGCGCATGGACCAAGTGTTGCCAGACTCCTGCCTGCTGGTGTGGAACATGGCGATGCCCCTGGGGGAGCGTATCACTGGAGGTTTTCTCCTGCCAGAG CTCCAGCCCCTGGCAGGCTCCCTGCGGCGGGATGTGGTTGAAGGGAACTTCTACAGTGCTACGCTGGCTGGGGACCACTGCTTCGATGTCCTAGACCTCCACTTTCATTTCCGGCACGCAGTACAACACCGTCATCGGGATGGTGTCCACTGGGACCAGCATGCGCACCGCCACCTCTCACACCTGCTTCTGACCCACGTGGCTGATGCCTGGGGCGTGGAGGTGCCCAAGCGTGACTACGCCCCTGGTGAGCCCTACC ACCCGTGGATTGAGGACTGGGCAGAGATGAATCATCCATTCCAGGGAAGCCATAGACAGACCCCAGACTTCGGGAAGCATCGGGCCTTGTtcccacccccaccttctccTTTACCCCCTCCCATGTCTTTTCCCTACCCACTTCCTCAGCCCTCGCCACCTcccctcttcccacctctgccccagGATACCCCTTTTTTCCCAGGCCAGCCCTTCCCACCCCATGAATTCTTCAACCATAATCCAATGGAAGACTTCTCGATGCCACCCCATTTAG GATGTGGCCCTGGAGTGAAGTTTGTACCTGGCCCCATGCCACCTTCAATCCCTGGCCCTAATCCCCATGGTCAGCACTGGGGCCCAGTGGTCCACCGGGGGATGCCACGCTGTGTTCCTAACCGCCCCTACCATGTGCCAAGAATGGGGGGGCCCTGCAGGCAGCGGCTCAAACACTCAGAGAGACTGATCCACACATACAAACTGGACAGATGGCCTACTGCCCATTCGGGGACATGGCCTGGGTAG
- the PCED1A gene encoding PC-esterase domain-containing protein 1A isoform X2, whose amino-acid sequence MVFCLSSEESRRPLRSNMVHFQASEVQQLLHNKFVVILGDSIQRAVYKDLVLLLQRDSLLTAAQLKAKGELSFEQDQLVAGGQLGELHNGTQYREVRQFCSGSGHHLVRFYFLTRVYSEYLEDVLEELTYGPAPDLVIINSCLWDLSRYGRYSMASYRENLQRVFVRMDQVLPDSCLLVWNMAMPLGERITGGFLLPERLHFLTQLQPLAGSLRRDVVEGNFYSATLAGDHCFDVLDLHFHFRHAVQHRHRDGVHWDQHAHRHLSHLLLTHVADAWGVEVPKRDYAPDPWIEDWAEMNHPFQGSHRQTPDFGKHRALFPPPPSPLPPPMSFPYPLPQPSPPPLFPPLPQDTPFFPGQPFPPHEFFNHNPMEDFSMPPHLGCGPGVKFVPGPMPPSIPGPNPHGQHWGPVVHRGMPRCVPNRPYHVPRMGGPCRQRLKHSERLIHTYKLDRWPTAHSGTWPG is encoded by the exons ATGGTCTTCTGTCTGTCGAGCGAAGAGTCGCGCCGCCCGCTGCGAAGCAACATGGTCCACTTCCAGGCCTCAGAAGTCCAGCAGCTGCTACACAACAAATTCGTGGTCATCTTGGGGGACTCCA TTCAGCGGGCTGTGTACAAGGACCTGGTGCTCTTGCTCCAGAGAGACTCACTGCTCACAGCCGCCCAGCTGAAAGCCAAG GGGGAGCTGAGCTTTGAACAGGACCAGCTGGTGGCTGGGGGCCAGCTGGGCGAGCTACACAATGGGACGCAGTACCGTGAGGTCCGCCAGTTCTGCTCGGGCTCTGGCCACCACCTTGTGCGCTTCTACTTCCTCACTCGTGTTTACTCTGAGTACCTTGAGGATGTTCTGGAAGAGCTGACGTATGGACCTGCCCCGGACCTGGTGATCATCAACTCCTGCCTCTGGGATCTCTCCAG ATATGGTCGCTATTCAATGGCAAGCTACCGGGAGAACCTGCAGCGGGTGTTTGTGCGCATGGACCAAGTGTTGCCAGACTCCTGCCTGCTGGTGTGGAACATGGCGATGCCCCTGGGGGAGCGTATCACTGGAGGTTTTCTCCTGCCAGAG AGGCTGCACTTTCTCACTCAGCTCCAGCCCCTGGCAGGCTCCCTGCGGCGGGATGTGGTTGAAGGGAACTTCTACAGTGCTACGCTGGCTGGGGACCACTGCTTCGATGTCCTAGACCTCCACTTTCATTTCCGGCACGCAGTACAACACCGTCATCGGGATGGTGTCCACTGGGACCAGCATGCGCACCGCCACCTCTCACACCTGCTTCTGACCCACGTGGCTGATGCCTGGGGCGTGGAGGTGCCCAAGCGTGACTACGCCCCTG ACCCGTGGATTGAGGACTGGGCAGAGATGAATCATCCATTCCAGGGAAGCCATAGACAGACCCCAGACTTCGGGAAGCATCGGGCCTTGTtcccacccccaccttctccTTTACCCCCTCCCATGTCTTTTCCCTACCCACTTCCTCAGCCCTCGCCACCTcccctcttcccacctctgccccagGATACCCCTTTTTTCCCAGGCCAGCCCTTCCCACCCCATGAATTCTTCAACCATAATCCAATGGAAGACTTCTCGATGCCACCCCATTTAG GATGTGGCCCTGGAGTGAAGTTTGTACCTGGCCCCATGCCACCTTCAATCCCTGGCCCTAATCCCCATGGTCAGCACTGGGGCCCAGTGGTCCACCGGGGGATGCCACGCTGTGTTCCTAACCGCCCCTACCATGTGCCAAGAATGGGGGGGCCCTGCAGGCAGCGGCTCAAACACTCAGAGAGACTGATCCACACATACAAACTGGACAGATGGCCTACTGCCCATTCGGGGACATGGCCTGGGTAG
- the PCED1A gene encoding PC-esterase domain-containing protein 1A isoform X4 produces the protein MTLPVPHLAACSVCLDHLSPSYIFCLSSSLFSTIQRAVYKDLVLLLQRDSLLTAAQLKAKGELSFEQDQLVAGGQLGELHNGTQYREVRQFCSGSGHHLVRFYFLTRVYSEYLEDVLEELTYGPAPDLVIINSCLWDLSRYGRYSMASYRENLQRVFVRMDQVLPDSCLLVWNMAMPLGERITGGFLLPERLHFLTQLQPLAGSLRRDVVEGNFYSATLAGDHCFDVLDLHFHFRHAVQHRHRDGVHWDQHAHRHLSHLLLTHVADAWGVEVPKRDYAPGEPYHPWIEDWAEMNHPFQGSHRQTPDFGKHRALFPPPPSPLPPPMSFPYPLPQPSPPPLFPPLPQDTPFFPGQPFPPHEFFNHNPMEDFSMPPHLGCGPGVKFVPGPMPPSIPGPNPHGQHWGPVVHRGMPRCVPNRPYHVPRMGGPCRQRLKHSERLIHTYKLDRWPTAHSGTWPG, from the exons ATGACGCTTCCAGTCCCACACCTTGCAGCCTGTTCAGTGTGTCTGGACCATTTGTCTCCATCTTACATCTTCTGTCTGTCCTCTAGTCTGTTCTCAACCA TTCAGCGGGCTGTGTACAAGGACCTGGTGCTCTTGCTCCAGAGAGACTCACTGCTCACAGCCGCCCAGCTGAAAGCCAAG GGGGAGCTGAGCTTTGAACAGGACCAGCTGGTGGCTGGGGGCCAGCTGGGCGAGCTACACAATGGGACGCAGTACCGTGAGGTCCGCCAGTTCTGCTCGGGCTCTGGCCACCACCTTGTGCGCTTCTACTTCCTCACTCGTGTTTACTCTGAGTACCTTGAGGATGTTCTGGAAGAGCTGACGTATGGACCTGCCCCGGACCTGGTGATCATCAACTCCTGCCTCTGGGATCTCTCCAG ATATGGTCGCTATTCAATGGCAAGCTACCGGGAGAACCTGCAGCGGGTGTTTGTGCGCATGGACCAAGTGTTGCCAGACTCCTGCCTGCTGGTGTGGAACATGGCGATGCCCCTGGGGGAGCGTATCACTGGAGGTTTTCTCCTGCCAGAG AGGCTGCACTTTCTCACTCAGCTCCAGCCCCTGGCAGGCTCCCTGCGGCGGGATGTGGTTGAAGGGAACTTCTACAGTGCTACGCTGGCTGGGGACCACTGCTTCGATGTCCTAGACCTCCACTTTCATTTCCGGCACGCAGTACAACACCGTCATCGGGATGGTGTCCACTGGGACCAGCATGCGCACCGCCACCTCTCACACCTGCTTCTGACCCACGTGGCTGATGCCTGGGGCGTGGAGGTGCCCAAGCGTGACTACGCCCCTGGTGAGCCCTACC ACCCGTGGATTGAGGACTGGGCAGAGATGAATCATCCATTCCAGGGAAGCCATAGACAGACCCCAGACTTCGGGAAGCATCGGGCCTTGTtcccacccccaccttctccTTTACCCCCTCCCATGTCTTTTCCCTACCCACTTCCTCAGCCCTCGCCACCTcccctcttcccacctctgccccagGATACCCCTTTTTTCCCAGGCCAGCCCTTCCCACCCCATGAATTCTTCAACCATAATCCAATGGAAGACTTCTCGATGCCACCCCATTTAG GATGTGGCCCTGGAGTGAAGTTTGTACCTGGCCCCATGCCACCTTCAATCCCTGGCCCTAATCCCCATGGTCAGCACTGGGGCCCAGTGGTCCACCGGGGGATGCCACGCTGTGTTCCTAACCGCCCCTACCATGTGCCAAGAATGGGGGGGCCCTGCAGGCAGCGGCTCAAACACTCAGAGAGACTGATCCACACATACAAACTGGACAGATGGCCTACTGCCCATTCGGGGACATGGCCTGGGTAG
- the PCED1A gene encoding PC-esterase domain-containing protein 1A isoform X6 yields MVFCLSSEESRRPLRSNMVHFQASEVQQLLHNKFVVILGDSIQRAVYKDLVLLLQRDSLLTAAQLKAKGELSFEQDQLVAGGQLGELHNGTQYREVRQFCSGSGHHLVRFYFLTRVYSEYLEDVLEELTYGPAPDLVIINSCLWDLSRYGRYSMASYRENLQRVFVRMDQVLPDSCLLVWNMAMPLGERITGGFLLPERLHFLTQLQPLAGSLRRDVVEGNFYSATLAGDHCFDVLDLHFHFRHAVQHRHRDGVHWDQHAHRHLSHLLLTHVADAWGVEVPKRDYAPGEPYRCGPGVKFVPGPMPPSIPGPNPHGQHWGPVVHRGMPRCVPNRPYHVPRMGGPCRQRLKHSERLIHTYKLDRWPTAHSGTWPG; encoded by the exons ATGGTCTTCTGTCTGTCGAGCGAAGAGTCGCGCCGCCCGCTGCGAAGCAACATGGTCCACTTCCAGGCCTCAGAAGTCCAGCAGCTGCTACACAACAAATTCGTGGTCATCTTGGGGGACTCCA TTCAGCGGGCTGTGTACAAGGACCTGGTGCTCTTGCTCCAGAGAGACTCACTGCTCACAGCCGCCCAGCTGAAAGCCAAG GGGGAGCTGAGCTTTGAACAGGACCAGCTGGTGGCTGGGGGCCAGCTGGGCGAGCTACACAATGGGACGCAGTACCGTGAGGTCCGCCAGTTCTGCTCGGGCTCTGGCCACCACCTTGTGCGCTTCTACTTCCTCACTCGTGTTTACTCTGAGTACCTTGAGGATGTTCTGGAAGAGCTGACGTATGGACCTGCCCCGGACCTGGTGATCATCAACTCCTGCCTCTGGGATCTCTCCAG ATATGGTCGCTATTCAATGGCAAGCTACCGGGAGAACCTGCAGCGGGTGTTTGTGCGCATGGACCAAGTGTTGCCAGACTCCTGCCTGCTGGTGTGGAACATGGCGATGCCCCTGGGGGAGCGTATCACTGGAGGTTTTCTCCTGCCAGAG AGGCTGCACTTTCTCACTCAGCTCCAGCCCCTGGCAGGCTCCCTGCGGCGGGATGTGGTTGAAGGGAACTTCTACAGTGCTACGCTGGCTGGGGACCACTGCTTCGATGTCCTAGACCTCCACTTTCATTTCCGGCACGCAGTACAACACCGTCATCGGGATGGTGTCCACTGGGACCAGCATGCGCACCGCCACCTCTCACACCTGCTTCTGACCCACGTGGCTGATGCCTGGGGCGTGGAGGTGCCCAAGCGTGACTACGCCCCTGGTGAGCCCTACC GATGTGGCCCTGGAGTGAAGTTTGTACCTGGCCCCATGCCACCTTCAATCCCTGGCCCTAATCCCCATGGTCAGCACTGGGGCCCAGTGGTCCACCGGGGGATGCCACGCTGTGTTCCTAACCGCCCCTACCATGTGCCAAGAATGGGGGGGCCCTGCAGGCAGCGGCTCAAACACTCAGAGAGACTGATCCACACATACAAACTGGACAGATGGCCTACTGCCCATTCGGGGACATGGCCTGGGTAG
- the PCED1A gene encoding PC-esterase domain-containing protein 1A isoform X7, producing the protein MVFCLSSEESRRPLRSNMVHFQASEVQQLLHNKFVVILGDSIQRAVYKDLVLLLQRDSLLTAAQLKAKGELSFEQDQLVAGGQLGELHNGTQYREVRQFCSGSGHHLVRFYFLTRVYSEYLEDVLEELTYGPAPDLVIINSCLWDLSRYGRYSMASYRENLQRVFVRMDQVLPDSCLLVWNMAMPLGERITGGFLLPERLHFLTQLQPLAGSLRRDVVEGNFYSATLAGDHCFDVLDLHFHFRHAVQHRHRDGVHWDQHAHRHLSHLLLTHVADAWGVEVPKRDYAPGCGPGVKFVPGPMPPSIPGPNPHGQHWGPVVHRGMPRCVPNRPYHVPRMGGPCRQRLKHSERLIHTYKLDRWPTAHSGTWPG; encoded by the exons ATGGTCTTCTGTCTGTCGAGCGAAGAGTCGCGCCGCCCGCTGCGAAGCAACATGGTCCACTTCCAGGCCTCAGAAGTCCAGCAGCTGCTACACAACAAATTCGTGGTCATCTTGGGGGACTCCA TTCAGCGGGCTGTGTACAAGGACCTGGTGCTCTTGCTCCAGAGAGACTCACTGCTCACAGCCGCCCAGCTGAAAGCCAAG GGGGAGCTGAGCTTTGAACAGGACCAGCTGGTGGCTGGGGGCCAGCTGGGCGAGCTACACAATGGGACGCAGTACCGTGAGGTCCGCCAGTTCTGCTCGGGCTCTGGCCACCACCTTGTGCGCTTCTACTTCCTCACTCGTGTTTACTCTGAGTACCTTGAGGATGTTCTGGAAGAGCTGACGTATGGACCTGCCCCGGACCTGGTGATCATCAACTCCTGCCTCTGGGATCTCTCCAG ATATGGTCGCTATTCAATGGCAAGCTACCGGGAGAACCTGCAGCGGGTGTTTGTGCGCATGGACCAAGTGTTGCCAGACTCCTGCCTGCTGGTGTGGAACATGGCGATGCCCCTGGGGGAGCGTATCACTGGAGGTTTTCTCCTGCCAGAG AGGCTGCACTTTCTCACTCAGCTCCAGCCCCTGGCAGGCTCCCTGCGGCGGGATGTGGTTGAAGGGAACTTCTACAGTGCTACGCTGGCTGGGGACCACTGCTTCGATGTCCTAGACCTCCACTTTCATTTCCGGCACGCAGTACAACACCGTCATCGGGATGGTGTCCACTGGGACCAGCATGCGCACCGCCACCTCTCACACCTGCTTCTGACCCACGTGGCTGATGCCTGGGGCGTGGAGGTGCCCAAGCGTGACTACGCCCCTG GATGTGGCCCTGGAGTGAAGTTTGTACCTGGCCCCATGCCACCTTCAATCCCTGGCCCTAATCCCCATGGTCAGCACTGGGGCCCAGTGGTCCACCGGGGGATGCCACGCTGTGTTCCTAACCGCCCCTACCATGTGCCAAGAATGGGGGGGCCCTGCAGGCAGCGGCTCAAACACTCAGAGAGACTGATCCACACATACAAACTGGACAGATGGCCTACTGCCCATTCGGGGACATGGCCTGGGTAG
- the TMEM239 gene encoding transmembrane protein 239 isoform X1 codes for MRVKTWICLPSHPGHCKKQHDLGNSPEVPGISKALALSPGAPAVMQQLRVETDTFGAGEGPQQAAPWSAWFTRQGWVRWLASHVPRSWIQWWNTSSWRQPLQRLLWGLEGILYLLLALMLCHALFITGSYLLSSLWPVVAAVWRHLLPALLLLVLSALPALLFTASFLLLFSTLLSLVGLLTSMTHPAYAQDLDQ; via the exons ATGAGAGTGAAGACTTGGATCTGCCTGCCAAGCCATCCTGGGCACTGCAAGAAGCAACATGACTTAGGTAATT CTCCTGAGGTCCCAGGCATCTCCAAGGCCCTGGCCCTCTCCCCAGGTGCACCAGCCGTGATGCAGCAGCTGCGAGTGGAGACAGATACCTTCGGGGCCGGCGAGGGGCCACAGCAGGCAGCGCCCTGGTCGGCCTGGTTCACACGGCAAGGCTGGGTGCGCTGGTTGGCGTCCCATGTGCCCCGGAGCTGGATCCAGTGGTGGAACACCTCGAGCTGGCGGCAACCGCTGCAGCGCCTGCTGTGGGGTCTGGAGGGGATACTCTACCTGCTGCTGGCACTGATGCTGTGCCATGCACTCTTCATCACTGGCTCCTACCTGCTGAGCTCCTTGTGGCCCGTCGTGGCCGCGGTGTGGCGCCACCTGCTGCCGgctctgctgctgctggtgctCAGTGCCCTGCCCGCCCTCCTCTTCACCGCCTCCTTCCTGCTGCTCTTCTCCACACTGCTGAGCCTTGTGGGCCTCCTCACCTCCATGACTCACCCAGCCTACGCTCAGGACTTAGATCAATAG